In Rhodospirillum rubrum ATCC 11170, a genomic segment contains:
- a CDS encoding aminotransferase, whose protein sequence is MKAANSLFSGLGTTIFSVMSHLAQEYGAINLGQGFPEGLEPADVIAAAARSLAAGPHQYPPMMGLPALRQALAAHEKRFYDLDIDWQTEVMVTSGATEALADALFGLIEPGDEVVLIEPLYDSYLPIIRRAGGIPRLVRLEPPRWSLPREALAAAFSPRTKLILVNSPMNPCAKVFSADEMAFIGDLAIAHDAYIVCDEVYEHLVFDGQSHRPLMAQPGLRERCVRIGSAGKTFSLTNWKVGYVIAAPEVLDPIAKTHQYITFTTPIPLQQAVAEGLAKDDAYFAGLAHDMAARRDRLGAGLRRIGFEVLDCAGTYFLTADFRPLGFAGDDLAFCRHITCEAGVTAVPVSAFYQPGQGGIPTSFARFCFAKRDDALDEAVARLERHFAGGRRNA, encoded by the coding sequence ATGAAAGCGGCCAACAGCCTGTTCAGCGGCCTGGGAACGACGATCTTTTCGGTGATGTCGCACCTTGCCCAGGAGTATGGGGCGATCAACCTTGGACAGGGCTTTCCCGAAGGGCTGGAGCCGGCCGATGTGATCGCCGCCGCCGCCCGCTCGCTGGCGGCCGGCCCCCACCAATATCCGCCGATGATGGGGCTGCCGGCCCTGCGTCAGGCGCTCGCCGCCCATGAAAAGCGCTTTTATGATCTCGATATCGACTGGCAAACCGAGGTGATGGTGACCTCGGGGGCCACCGAGGCCCTGGCCGACGCCCTGTTTGGGCTGATCGAGCCCGGCGACGAGGTGGTGCTGATCGAGCCGCTCTATGACAGCTATCTGCCGATCATCCGCCGCGCCGGCGGCATTCCCCGGCTGGTCCGCCTGGAGCCGCCGCGCTGGTCGCTGCCGCGCGAGGCCCTGGCCGCGGCCTTTTCGCCGCGCACCAAGCTGATCTTGGTCAATTCGCCGATGAACCCCTGCGCCAAGGTGTTCAGCGCCGACGAGATGGCCTTCATCGGCGACCTGGCCATCGCCCATGACGCCTATATCGTTTGCGACGAGGTTTACGAGCATCTGGTTTTCGATGGTCAAAGCCACCGGCCCCTCATGGCCCAGCCCGGCCTGCGCGAGCGTTGCGTGCGCATCGGGTCGGCCGGCAAGACCTTTTCGCTGACCAACTGGAAGGTCGGCTATGTGATCGCCGCGCCCGAGGTGCTGGATCCGATCGCCAAGACCCACCAATACATCACCTTTACCACCCCCATCCCGCTGCAGCAGGCGGTGGCCGAAGGGCTGGCCAAGGATGACGCCTATTTCGCCGGCCTCGCCCACGACATGGCGGCGCGGCGCGATCGCTTGGGCGCGGGCTTGCGACGGATCGGCTTCGAGGTGCTCGACTGCGCCGGCACCTATTTCCTGACCGCCGATTTCCGCCCCCTCGGCTTTGCCGGCGACGATTTGGCCTTCTGCCGGCATATCACCTGCGAGGCCGGGGTGACCGCCGTGCCGGTCAGCGCTTTTTATCAGCCCGGGCAGGGCGGAATCCCCACCTCTTTCGCCCGGTTCTGCTTTGCCAAGCGCGACGACGCCCTCGACGAGGCGGTCGCCCGCCTGGAGCGCCATTTCGCGGGCGGCCGACGAAACGCATAA